One window of Paludibacter propionicigenes WB4 genomic DNA carries:
- a CDS encoding GNAT family N-acetyltransferase, producing MEITFRTMTANDWKSVAEIYKQGIETGNATFQQEIPTWNDWDNGHIKSCRIVACIENEIVGWAALSSVSARKVYAGIAEVSIYVANKYRGHGIGYKLLEKTIAESENENFWTLQVGIFPENQASLHIHKKLNFREIGYRERIGKMNGTWRNTVLLERRSKIVGID from the coding sequence ATGGAAATAACTTTTAGAACGATGACGGCAAACGATTGGAAAAGTGTTGCCGAGATTTACAAACAAGGAATTGAAACAGGTAATGCTACTTTTCAACAGGAGATACCAACCTGGAACGACTGGGATAATGGACACATAAAATCGTGTAGAATTGTGGCTTGTATAGAAAATGAAATAGTAGGATGGGCTGCGTTATCTTCCGTCTCGGCCCGAAAGGTTTATGCCGGAATTGCAGAAGTGAGCATCTACGTTGCGAATAAATATCGAGGCCATGGAATCGGTTATAAACTCCTTGAAAAGACCATTGCGGAGAGTGAAAACGAGAATTTCTGGACATTGCAGGTTGGGATATTTCCAGAGAATCAGGCAAGTCTACATATTCACAAAAAACTCAATTTCAGAGAAATTGGCTACCGGGAAAGAATAGGAAAAATGAATGGAACTTGGCGAAATACAGTATTGCTAGAACGAAGAAGTAAGATCGTTGGGATTGACTGA
- a CDS encoding CatB-related O-acetyltransferase, with product MTGPDKEKDFPLENYNKLCFLKNIVKNPNIIVGDYTYYDDFENVENFEKNVKYHFDFIGDKLIIGKFCMIASDVKFIMNGANHLTNSLTSYPFAIFGNGWENAMNGKQYPQKGDIIIGNDVWIGYNATIMAGVTVGDGAIIATNSTVIKDVEPYSIVGGNPAVEIKKRFSSEEIERLLKLKWWEWDIEKITKNIQHLTGSNIGKLEEATDI from the coding sequence ATGACAGGACCAGACAAAGAAAAAGACTTTCCACTTGAGAACTATAACAAGCTCTGCTTTCTGAAAAATATCGTCAAAAATCCTAACATAATTGTGGGTGACTATACTTATTACGACGATTTTGAAAATGTGGAGAACTTTGAGAAAAATGTAAAATATCATTTTGACTTTATCGGTGACAAGCTTATTATTGGCAAGTTTTGCATGATAGCTTCCGACGTGAAATTCATTATGAATGGAGCAAATCATTTGACAAACTCATTGACATCATATCCATTTGCAATTTTCGGAAACGGCTGGGAAAATGCAATGAATGGAAAGCAATACCCTCAAAAAGGAGACATCATTATTGGCAATGATGTTTGGATAGGTTATAACGCAACCATTATGGCTGGCGTAACCGTTGGAGACGGAGCGATTATTGCAACAAATTCTACTGTAATTAAAGATGTTGAACCGTATTCAATCGTTGGAGGAAATCCGGCAGTTGAAATAAAAAAGAGATTCTCGTCTGAGGAAATTGAAAGATTACTCAAACTAAAATGGTGGGAATGGGATATAGAGAAAATAACAAAGAACATTCAGCATTTGACAGGCTCTAATATTGGCAAATTAGAAGAAGCCACAGACATATAA
- a CDS encoding family 43 glycosylhydrolase, with product MKKIKIVGATALLSVLLTGSAVAQIGKPFIHDPSTIVECDGKYYTFGTGGGGLISEDGWTWNSGAVRPGGGAAPDAIKIGDRYLVVYGSTGGGLGGGHDGKLNTMWNKTLDPKSPDFKFTESVVVASSANMEDCDAIDPGLLLDPTDGRLWMSYGTYFGFIRLVELDPKTGKRVEGNKEINIAIDCEASDLMYRDGWYYLLGTHGTCCDGANSTYNIVVGRSRKVTGPYIDNMGRDMLEGGGKMVVAAGGRVTGPGHFGRFIVADGVEKMSCHYEADLDQSGRSVLAIRPLLWKNGWPVAGDNFKEGTYEIESERRGYALELVVDFVRMAGGMRGFGRNTDEPIKPVASQELADVIKTWPTGNTGVRIGDYMFRPHQKWTITAVPEAGGYIGGPYYKIVIAGTERALAATADAEVITVPTFTGAPEQLWRIDQLTDGTYRIMPKVVPNSNEKLALVSSGDSTPTLAPFNMNSDNSKWNFKAH from the coding sequence ATGAAAAAAATTAAAATAGTGGGCGCAACTGCCCTATTATCAGTATTACTAACCGGAAGTGCTGTAGCACAAATCGGAAAGCCATTCATACACGATCCATCAACCATAGTGGAGTGTGATGGAAAATATTACACATTCGGCACAGGCGGAGGCGGATTGATATCCGAAGACGGTTGGACATGGAACAGTGGTGCCGTAAGACCCGGTGGAGGTGCTGCTCCCGATGCAATAAAAATTGGTGACCGCTACCTTGTAGTTTATGGCTCTACCGGTGGTGGTTTAGGTGGTGGACACGATGGTAAATTAAATACCATGTGGAACAAAACCTTAGATCCAAAATCTCCTGACTTTAAATTTACAGAGTCTGTGGTAGTAGCTTCTTCAGCAAACATGGAAGACTGCGATGCTATTGATCCGGGACTTCTGCTAGACCCAACTGATGGACGCTTATGGATGTCTTATGGAACTTACTTTGGTTTTATTCGCCTTGTAGAGCTCGATCCTAAAACAGGAAAACGAGTTGAAGGCAACAAAGAAATTAATATTGCTATTGATTGTGAAGCTTCCGATTTAATGTATCGCGATGGATGGTACTACCTTCTGGGTACTCACGGAACCTGTTGCGATGGTGCTAACTCAACTTACAACATTGTTGTGGGTCGTTCCAGAAAAGTAACAGGTCCTTACATCGATAATATGGGAAGAGACATGCTCGAAGGCGGTGGTAAAATGGTAGTGGCTGCAGGTGGTAGAGTTACCGGACCCGGACACTTCGGACGTTTTATAGTTGCCGATGGAGTTGAAAAGATGTCTTGTCATTATGAAGCTGACCTTGATCAAAGTGGACGCAGTGTATTGGCTATTCGCCCTTTACTCTGGAAAAACGGATGGCCTGTTGCAGGTGACAATTTCAAAGAAGGAACTTATGAAATTGAATCAGAAAGAAGAGGTTATGCATTGGAACTAGTTGTTGACTTTGTAAGAATGGCTGGTGGCATGCGTGGGTTCGGACGTAATACCGATGAACCAATAAAACCTGTTGCTTCTCAAGAATTGGCTGATGTAATCAAAACATGGCCAACAGGAAATACCGGTGTAAGAATTGGAGATTATATGTTCCGCCCTCATCAAAAATGGACAATTACTGCAGTTCCCGAAGCTGGAGGTTATATCGGAGGTCCTTATTACAAAATAGTGATCGCCGGTACAGAAAGAGCTTTAGCTGCTACAGCCGATGCTGAAGTGATAACTGTTCCTACATTTACAGGCGCTCCTGAGCAATTGTGGAGAATCGATCAATTGACTGATGGTACATACAGAATAATGCCTAAAGTAGTTCCAAATTCGAACGAAAAGTTAGCGCTGGTATCTTCGGGTGACAGCACACCTACACTTGCACCATTCAATATGAATAGCGATAATTCTAAATGGAATTTTAAAGCTCATTAA
- a CDS encoding oxaloacetate decarboxylase, with product MKEIKFSLVYRDMWQASGKYVPRKDQLAKIAPVIIEMGCFARVETNGGASEQVNLLYGENPNEAVRTFTKPFNDAGIQTHMLDRGLNGLRMNPVPADVRELMYKVKKAQGVDITRIFCGLNDVRNIIPSIHYAKAAGMIAQATMCITYSEIHTVEYYVNMSEQLIAAGADEICLKDMAGIGRPEMLGKIVKAIKTAHPETIIQYHGHTGPGFSVASMLEVAKAGVDYLDVAMEPLAWGMVHPDVITIQAMLKDAGFKVPEINMNAYMEARRLTQSFIDDFLGYFIDERNKFMTSLLIGCGLPGGMMGSLMADLKGVHAGINSYLKGANKKELSTDELLVMLFDEVKYIWPKLGNPPLVTPFSQYVKNIALMNVMFLVKGQPRWSMIDKNSWDMILGKAGKLPGTLDPEIIALAEKNKLEFFEGNPQDNYPNELDKFIAEMKELGWDRGKDDEELFEFAMHEKQYRDFKSGEAKKRFEKELEAAIKEKYATSTIELPDLRALKYPNAEPVVSNATGRVIWELDFNEVSVEPVHGKEIKEFDTLCTIQTNYGLEHIGSFCDGRIVGIEKKQGEVVRKGEVLAYIEKK from the coding sequence ATGAAGGAAATTAAATTCAGTCTTGTTTACCGCGATATGTGGCAAGCGTCGGGCAAATATGTGCCCCGTAAAGACCAATTAGCAAAAATTGCTCCCGTAATTATCGAAATGGGCTGTTTTGCACGTGTTGAAACCAATGGTGGAGCATCTGAACAAGTGAACTTGCTTTACGGAGAAAATCCGAATGAGGCAGTTCGTACGTTCACTAAACCATTTAATGATGCCGGTATTCAAACTCATATGCTCGATCGTGGATTAAACGGTTTACGTATGAATCCGGTTCCTGCTGATGTTCGCGAGCTGATGTACAAAGTAAAGAAAGCTCAGGGTGTTGACATTACACGTATCTTCTGCGGTCTGAATGATGTTCGTAATATAATTCCATCTATACATTATGCCAAAGCAGCCGGTATGATTGCTCAGGCTACCATGTGTATCACTTATTCTGAAATTCACACGGTTGAGTACTACGTGAATATGTCGGAGCAACTGATTGCTGCAGGAGCTGATGAAATTTGTTTGAAGGATATGGCCGGTATTGGTCGTCCTGAAATGTTGGGAAAAATCGTAAAAGCAATCAAAACAGCTCACCCTGAAACAATCATTCAATATCATGGTCATACTGGACCTGGTTTTTCAGTTGCTTCAATGCTTGAAGTTGCTAAAGCCGGTGTTGATTATCTTGATGTTGCCATGGAACCTCTTGCATGGGGTATGGTTCACCCTGATGTGATTACCATTCAGGCTATGTTGAAAGATGCAGGATTTAAAGTTCCTGAAATCAATATGAATGCCTATATGGAAGCTCGTCGGTTGACTCAAAGTTTCATTGATGATTTCTTGGGTTACTTTATTGACGAACGTAATAAATTCATGACTTCATTGCTTATAGGTTGTGGACTTCCGGGCGGTATGATGGGTTCTCTTATGGCCGACTTGAAAGGTGTACACGCAGGAATTAACTCATACCTGAAAGGTGCAAACAAAAAAGAACTTAGTACCGATGAGTTGTTGGTGATGTTGTTTGACGAAGTGAAATATATCTGGCCTAAGCTGGGTAATCCACCCTTGGTAACTCCATTCAGCCAGTATGTAAAAAATATAGCTTTGATGAATGTTATGTTCCTGGTTAAAGGTCAACCACGTTGGAGCATGATTGATAAAAACAGCTGGGATATGATTCTGGGTAAAGCCGGAAAACTTCCGGGAACACTTGATCCGGAAATTATTGCATTGGCTGAAAAGAATAAACTTGAATTCTTCGAAGGAAATCCTCAGGATAACTATCCAAACGAATTGGATAAATTTATCGCAGAGATGAAAGAACTTGGCTGGGATAGAGGAAAAGACGATGAAGAATTGTTTGAATTTGCTATGCACGAAAAGCAATATCGCGATTTCAAATCGGGTGAAGCAAAGAAACGTTTTGAAAAAGAGCTTGAGGCTGCTATCAAAGAAAAATATGCAACCAGCACCATCGAATTACCTGATTTACGCGCATTGAAATATCCAAATGCTGAGCCTGTGGTTTCTAATGCAACAGGACGTGTTATCTGGGAGCTTGATTTTAATGAAGTTTCAGTAGAGCCAGTTCACGGTAAGGAAATCAAAGAATTCGATACTTTGTGTACTATACAGACAAACTACGGACTGGAACACATTGGTAGCTTCTGCGATGGCCGTATTGTCGGTATCGAAAAGAAACAAGGTGAAGTTGTACGTAAAGGCGAAGTTCTGGCGTATATCGAAAAGAAATAA
- a CDS encoding alpha-amylase family protein — protein sequence MSKISIYQVLPRLFGNEKTTNKQNGTIQENGCGKFNSFTPGALASIKSLGITHVWYTGVIEHATQTDYSSFGIRKDHPGIVKGKAGSAYAIKDYYDVDPDLAENVETRMAEFEALVDRTHEAGMKVIIDFVPNHVARQYYSDAKPKEVVDLGENDHPEWAFSPLNNFYYLPNQPFSPTFQVQGYTEYPAKATGNDQFTASPTLNDWYETVKLNYGVNYVEGNQKQFDPIPDTWFKMRDILLFWASKKIDGFRCDMAEMVPVEFWGWVISQIKQQYPGILFIAEVYNPAEYRNYICNGKFDYLYDKVGMYDMLRNVTSRNFPVREITNTWQALGGIENQMLNFLENHDEQRIGSGFFSGNGMYAQPAMIVAATLTQAPVMIYFGQELGEQGMESEGFSGMDGRTSIFDYWGLKSIQAWSNGGKFDGGKLSQDQKELQEFYKKLLNIAISEKAITDGSMYDLVFANFENNKFNTHEQFAYFRKYEDELLLVVLNFDDKPLDTEVFFPFEAFQYLGLEEGQTYRIVNLLNDSDKFPLFTLSSKNPLVIHMPAWKGFILRLTKA from the coding sequence ATGTCTAAAATCAGCATATATCAAGTGCTTCCTCGCCTATTTGGCAACGAAAAAACAACAAACAAACAAAACGGAACAATACAGGAAAACGGTTGCGGAAAATTCAATTCATTTACTCCCGGGGCATTAGCATCAATCAAGTCTCTCGGGATTACTCATGTGTGGTACACAGGGGTTATTGAGCATGCCACACAAACCGATTATTCTTCATTTGGAATACGAAAAGATCATCCGGGAATTGTAAAGGGTAAGGCCGGATCGGCCTATGCCATAAAAGATTACTACGACGTAGATCCTGATTTAGCCGAGAATGTTGAAACGAGAATGGCTGAATTCGAGGCACTGGTTGACAGAACCCACGAAGCCGGAATGAAAGTGATAATTGATTTCGTCCCAAATCATGTAGCCCGGCAATACTATTCCGACGCTAAACCGAAAGAAGTGGTTGATTTGGGCGAAAATGATCATCCTGAGTGGGCATTTTCTCCTTTGAACAACTTTTATTACTTGCCTAATCAGCCATTTAGTCCAACATTTCAGGTGCAGGGTTATACAGAATATCCGGCAAAAGCTACAGGAAATGATCAGTTTACTGCGAGCCCGACGCTGAATGATTGGTATGAAACAGTAAAGTTGAACTACGGTGTGAATTATGTTGAAGGAAATCAGAAACAATTTGATCCTATACCTGATACATGGTTTAAGATGCGCGACATACTTCTTTTTTGGGCATCAAAGAAGATAGATGGATTTCGGTGCGATATGGCGGAAATGGTTCCGGTAGAGTTCTGGGGTTGGGTCATTTCGCAGATTAAGCAACAATATCCCGGCATTCTTTTCATCGCAGAGGTGTATAATCCTGCTGAATACCGAAACTATATCTGCAACGGAAAATTTGATTACCTGTATGACAAAGTCGGTATGTACGACATGCTTCGTAATGTGACAAGTCGTAATTTCCCTGTTCGAGAGATTACTAATACCTGGCAAGCCTTGGGTGGCATAGAAAACCAAATGCTTAATTTTCTGGAAAACCATGATGAACAACGCATTGGTTCCGGATTTTTCTCGGGTAACGGAATGTATGCTCAGCCGGCTATGATCGTTGCAGCTACTTTGACTCAGGCTCCGGTTATGATTTATTTCGGGCAGGAGTTGGGCGAACAAGGTATGGAATCTGAAGGCTTCAGTGGCATGGATGGTCGTACCTCTATTTTCGATTATTGGGGGCTGAAATCTATTCAGGCGTGGTCTAATGGAGGTAAATTTGATGGAGGAAAATTGTCGCAAGATCAAAAAGAACTGCAAGAATTCTACAAAAAACTGCTGAATATAGCCATCTCGGAGAAAGCGATAACCGATGGATCGATGTATGATTTGGTGTTTGCCAATTTTGAAAACAATAAATTCAATACACATGAGCAATTTGCTTATTTTCGGAAGTATGAAGATGAACTGTTGCTTGTAGTGCTCAATTTCGACGATAAGCCGCTGGATACTGAAGTGTTTTTCCCGTTTGAAGCTTTTCAATACCTTGGTTTGGAAGAAGGTCAGACTTATAGAATTGTCAACTTATTGAATGATTCGGATAAATTTCCGTTGTTTACATTATCGTCTAAAAATCCTTTGGTAATTCATATGCCTGCATGGAAAGGCTTTATTTTGAGATTGACAAAAGCTTAG
- the tpx gene encoding thiol peroxidase, with protein MATVKFKGGDVQTNGQLPAVGSQAPEFTLVGSGLQEIHLSDYKGKRVVLNIFPSLDTGTCAASVRKFNKWVSEKENVVVICVSKDLPFAQSRFCGAEGLENVITASDFRYNTFATDYGVLLTDGPLKGLISRSVVAIDENGKVIYTELVPEIVDEPNYDITAF; from the coding sequence ATGGCAACAGTAAAATTTAAAGGCGGCGATGTACAAACCAACGGTCAATTACCTGCAGTTGGAAGTCAAGCACCGGAATTCACATTGGTAGGCAGTGGTTTACAGGAAATTCATTTGAGCGACTACAAAGGAAAAAGAGTTGTTCTCAATATTTTCCCGAGCCTCGACACAGGTACCTGCGCTGCTTCAGTTCGTAAGTTTAACAAGTGGGTTTCTGAGAAAGAAAATGTAGTGGTGATTTGTGTATCTAAAGATTTACCTTTTGCTCAAAGTCGTTTCTGTGGTGCCGAAGGATTGGAAAATGTAATTACAGCTTCTGATTTTAGATACAATACTTTTGCAACCGACTATGGTGTTTTGCTGACAGATGGTCCGCTTAAAGGTTTGATATCACGTTCTGTTGTGGCTATAGATGAAAACGGAAAGGTAATATATACTGAGCTTGTTCCGGAAATTGTAGATGAACCAAATTACGATATTACCGCTTTTTGA
- a CDS encoding 3'-5' exonuclease — protein MNFTAIDFETAHAEFPCEIGLTKVENGIITKSQSWLIKPACFPYMNPWNQRVHGISSADVSSASTFEELWGELKLWIENDYLVAHNAAFDMRVLRSVLAYYDLAVPRTEYFCSVSISRKTWKHLPSHSLGVVSQFHNISFNHHRAGDDARACAIIALKAFDSVNALNVRDGLSKLGASLKKL, from the coding sequence ATGAATTTTACGGCTATTGATTTTGAAACGGCACATGCTGAATTTCCGTGTGAGATAGGACTTACGAAGGTTGAGAATGGGATAATAACTAAAAGCCAGTCATGGTTAATAAAGCCGGCTTGTTTTCCGTATATGAATCCGTGGAATCAGCGTGTTCATGGAATTTCCTCGGCTGATGTTTCGTCAGCATCTACCTTTGAGGAGCTTTGGGGTGAGTTAAAGCTTTGGATTGAAAACGATTATTTGGTTGCGCACAATGCAGCCTTCGATATGCGTGTGTTGCGTTCAGTGTTGGCTTATTATGATTTGGCAGTTCCCCGGACAGAGTATTTCTGTAGTGTTAGTATATCGCGTAAAACGTGGAAACATTTACCTAGTCATTCGCTGGGGGTGGTGAGTCAGTTTCATAATATTAGTTTTAATCATCACCGGGCAGGCGATGATGCGAGAGCATGCGCCATAATTGCGTTAAAAGCTTTTGATAGTGTAAATGCATTAAATGTCAGGGATGGATTAAGTAAGTTGGGAGCGTCGTTAAAGAAACTATGA